The Candidatus Melainabacteria bacterium genome includes a window with the following:
- a CDS encoding NUDIX domain-containing protein, with protein sequence MRIFRNEGPMEIFTLRTICGVLILAVILLLLLARRRGWQVFGQQRGRETPPPAHFHNVRWCPICRGRLRQAQICGRLRLACTRRGCRYVHWDSPKPVVVCVVEINGKIVLVRRAIEPATGQWCIPGGYMEAGETGEEAAARECFEETGLKVKIVSLIGAYAPCHDVNEIILVYKAAVVGGSIKPGDEESEVGVFSQGELPADIAFDQHRKIIAHCFDNTVIKPAELDCCSP encoded by the coding sequence ATGCGTATCTTCAGAAACGAGGGACCCATGGAGATATTCACCTTGCGCACCATATGTGGTGTGCTGATTTTGGCTGTCATCCTGCTGTTGCTCCTGGCACGGCGACGCGGATGGCAGGTTTTCGGGCAGCAGCGTGGCAGGGAGACGCCGCCGCCGGCTCACTTCCACAATGTTCGCTGGTGCCCGATTTGCCGTGGCAGACTGCGTCAGGCGCAGATCTGCGGAAGACTGAGACTGGCATGCACTCGACGCGGTTGCCGCTACGTACACTGGGACAGCCCCAAACCCGTGGTTGTTTGCGTCGTTGAAATCAATGGCAAAATCGTCCTCGTGCGTCGCGCAATCGAACCCGCCACCGGACAGTGGTGCATTCCCGGCGGCTACATGGAAGCTGGCGAGACGGGCGAAGAGGCAGCGGCGCGCGAGTGTTTCGAAGAGACCGGGCTGAAAGTCAAAATCGTCAGCCTGATTGGCGCCTACGCCCCCTGTCACGACGTCAATGAAATCATTCTGGTTTACAAGGCTGCCGTGGTCGGAGGTTCGATTAAGCCTGGTGATGAAGAGAGCGAAGTAGGCGTATTCAGCCAGGGCGAACTGCCTGCCGATATCGCTTTCGACCAGCATCGCAAAATCATCGCCCATTGTTTCGACAACACGGTGATCAAACCAGCCGAGCTCGACTGCTGCAGCCCATAG
- a CDS encoding purine-nucleoside phosphorylase, giving the protein MKTESWNIEAKSASSSVGILKAACKRVPDAAVVLGSGVKVLMDLHDPVALPFEEVFGIAPTIAGHAGSIVVGRLVEAPDGPLVAVLRGRFHLYEGHDWSVVTLPARVLVEWGVPKLFLTNAAGGLNKSFNVGDLMVLTGYRDFLNPEHKEKGLVSALMKDPVACANALTDKVIEIGKKLSGADQSFVPLQQGTYAACLGPSYETMAEIEMLRRLNADAVGMSTVPELLTAAGTGTVAAAISVVTNVWKEGEAMGGHEEVLEASKQASLRLDKLFHAVLTSI; this is encoded by the coding sequence ATGAAGACTGAATCCTGGAATATCGAAGCAAAATCAGCGAGTAGTTCCGTTGGCATTTTAAAGGCTGCATGCAAGCGTGTGCCGGATGCCGCGGTTGTGCTTGGTTCTGGTGTCAAAGTGTTGATGGATCTGCATGATCCAGTTGCTTTGCCCTTTGAAGAGGTCTTCGGCATCGCGCCGACAATCGCCGGACACGCAGGATCGATTGTCGTCGGGCGGTTGGTCGAGGCTCCTGATGGTCCTCTGGTAGCGGTTCTCCGTGGACGATTCCACCTCTATGAAGGTCACGACTGGTCTGTTGTCACACTGCCGGCGCGAGTACTTGTTGAATGGGGCGTTCCCAAGCTGTTTCTGACAAACGCGGCTGGTGGGTTGAACAAATCGTTCAACGTTGGCGACTTGATGGTGCTGACTGGCTATCGCGATTTTCTCAATCCTGAACACAAGGAAAAGGGTCTTGTGTCGGCGCTTATGAAAGATCCAGTTGCTTGCGCCAATGCGCTTACAGACAAGGTTATCGAAATCGGCAAAAAGCTCAGTGGCGCCGATCAGTCGTTTGTGCCGTTGCAGCAAGGTACTTACGCCGCCTGTCTGGGTCCTTCATATGAGACTATGGCTGAGATAGAGATGCTGCGACGACTGAATGCCGACGCCGTTGGTATGTCGACTGTGCCGGAACTGCTCACAGCGGCGGGAACAGGCACCGTAGCGGCGGCCATATCTGTGGTCACCAATGTCTGGAAAGAGGGTGAGGCGATGGGTGGACACGAAGAGGTGTTGGAGGCTTCCAAGCAAGCGTCATTGCGTCTGGACAAGCTTTTCCATGCCGTGCTTACTTCGATCTAG